In the genome of Streptomyces lydicus, the window TGACCGTGGACCAGGGCGCCGACATGGCGCGGGTGCTGGATATGGGCTGGTCGATGAAGCAGATCGCCGGGGGCGACGGGTCGGCGACGACGGTTCCGGTGGTGCGGCCCGGGGTGGATGTGAGCGGTGTGGGGTCGGTCCTGCAGTGGAACGAAACCGGGGCGAGGCGGCTGTTCCAGGCACTGCGCGCAGATGATCGGATTCCGACTTCTGGCGATAAATAACGCATCCTGGTGGGTGGGTTGGACGGAGTGTCGCGAGGCGCGGCGTTCGGTGCGATCCGCGGAAAGTGCGGGTCACTGCACGGTGCTGCACGGAATCATGCGAGATGAAGCGGAACGCTGCGGGTCGCGCGACTGCTGTGCGCGGCGGAGAGGGGCTTGAGGGATGAGTGCATCGGTTTCGCCTCACGGGTTCGAGACCGTACGAGGGCGTGGGTACCGGCCACAGGACGTGGACCGCCGGGTCACGGGGATCTCGGTGGACCGCGACTCCTGCTGGGAGCGCGCCGCACGGCTCACCGTCCTGCACAACCAGATGGAGGCCGAACTCGCGGAGCTGCGCGGCTATCTGGCGCAGCAGCCGCCGCAGACGTATGAATCGCTCGGCAGCGAGGCCCGGCTGATCCTGACGACCGCGGAGTCCGAGGCGGCCCGGTTGCGGGCCGAGGCGGAGCAGGCGGCCGAGCGGATGCGCGGCGAGGCCGCCGCCCACGCGGACGACGTCCGGGACGCGGCCGAGCGGGCGGCCTACGCGCTGCGGGCCGAGGCGGACACCCGGGCCCGGCGCACGGACCGGGCGGCGCGCGGGGAGGCCACCGAACTGGCGGACGTGGCGGCCGAGGACGCCGAGCGGCTGCGGAGCGAGGCGGCCGAGGGGCTGGCGGAGGTGCGCCGGCGTACCGCGCAGTTGCTCAGCGACCAGGAGAAACGGCAGACGGACGAGTGGGACGCGGCTGGGCGGGAACTCGTGGCGCTGGAGGAGGAGACGGACCGGTGCGTCGCGGAGCTGGACGCCCGCGGGAAGGCCCTTCGCGCCGACGCCCGGCGGCTGTACGCGGAGGCGGAGGAGACCGCCCGGCACCGCCAGGAGGACGGCGAGGACCGCGCCGCCGGGCTGCTGGCCCGGGCTCGGGCGGAGGAGGAGCGCATCGAGCGGGCCACCGAGCGGATCCTGCGCGAACACGACGCGGAGCGTGGGGAGGCGCGCGTCCATATGACCCATGTCCGCAACAGCCTGGCGGTGCTCACCGGGAAGGCGCCGGTGGCGGAGGAGGGCGACGAGGGCGCCGGGGGTGCGGAGGGCGGCGGACGGCAGGAGGGCGCCGCTGCCGGCTCGGGCTCCGGTTCCGGCTCCGGCATTGGCTCCGGCTCCGGTCCCGGTTCCGGGGAGGACGACGCCCTGGAGGTGCGGCTGCCCCGCCGTCGCGGCGGCCCGGGCGCCTGACCGCACCGCCCGCACCGCCCGCCCCGGCCGGCCGTCCCCGCCCGGCTGTTTCCCGCCCGGCTATGTCGCGTCCGGCTCCCCCTCGCCCGTCCCGCGGGCGTCCGAGTGCACCGGGAAGCGCCGCGGCGCCAGCAGCAACAGCGCGGCCAGCGCGAGCCCGGCGGCCGCGGCGGCGCCGAGGTAGACGTGGTCGACCGTGGTGTCGACGGCGCGGCGGAGGTAGTCGGTGGCATGAGCGGTGAGGGCGCCGGGGTGCTGGAGGGCGTGGGAGACCGCGTCCAGGTCGCCGGGCAGCCCGGGGCGGATGTCCGAAGGGGCGTGCGCCAGACGGTCGTTGAGGGTGGCGTTGGCGAGGGCGCCGAAGAGCGCGGCGCCGAGGGACTGGCCGACCTGGCGGCAGAAGAGTATGGAGGCGGTGGCGGTGCCGCGCTCCGCATAGCCGACCGAGGACTGGACGCCGATGATCAGCGGGAGCTGGAAGAGGCCGAGGGCGGCGCCGAGCGCCAGCATGATCAGGGCGGGCTGCCAGGCGGCGCCGGGGTAGGGCAGCAGGAGGAAGGCGAGCAGCACCAGGCCGGCCCCGCCGATGCCGAGCGCCGAGCAGGTGCGGATGCCGAGGCGGTTGTAGACGTGGCTGCTGAGGGCGGCCGAGACCGGCCAGCTCAGGGTCATGACGGACAGCACGAAGCCGGCGGCCGTCGGGCCCAGGCCCAGCACCGCCTGTGCGTAGGTGGGCAGGAACACGGTCGGCGCGACCATCAGCAGGCCCAGCGCGCCGAGGGCGAGGTTGACGGCCGAGATGGTGCGGCGGCGCCAGACCCAGCCGGGGATGATCGGTTCCGCGGCACGGCGTTCGATGAGGACGGTGGCCGCGGCGCACAGCGCACTGCCGGTGAACAGCAGCAACGACGGCGCGGAGTACCAGGACCAGGCCACCCCGCCCTGGACCAGGGCGGTCAGCAGCAGCCCGCCACAGGCGAAGATCGCCAGCGCGCCGGGCCAGTCGACCCGGGCGCGGCGGGCCGGTGCGCCCGTCGTTTCCCGTGCCGGCTCGGAGAAGTACCGCACGACCAGCCAGAGGGCCACCACCCCCACCGGCACATTGACCAGGAAGATCCACCGCCAGTCGGCGTAGGCGGCGAGCAGGCCGCCCAGCGCGGGTCCGGCGACCGACGATACGGCCCAGACGCTGGAGAGCCTGGCCTGGATCCTGGGGCGTTCCTTCATCGGGTAGAGGTCGGCGGCGATGGTCTGGACGGTGCCCTGGAGGGCGCCGCCGCCCAGGCCCTGGAGCACGCGGAAGGCGATCAGCGAGGCCATGTTCCAGGCGCCCGCACAGGCCAGCGAGCCGGCGAGGAAGAGCGCGATACCGGTGATCAGGATGGGCTTGCGGCCGAAGGTGTCGGAGAGCTTGCCGTAGACGGGCAGGGTGACGGTGACGGCCAGCAGATAGCCGGAGAAGAGCCAGGAGAAGACCGCGAAGCCGCCGAGGTCACCGACGATCTGGGGGATGGCGGTGGCGATGATCGTCGAGTCGAGGGCGGCCAGCGCCATGGCGAGCATGAGGGCGGCGACGACGGGTCCGCGCCGCGGATCCGCGGGCGCCGGGCCCGCCGTCCGCGGGGCCTTGCGGGTGCTCCGGCCGGCCGGTCGCGCGCTGTTGCTCACCGTTCCCCCTCCGTGGGACCTTCCGCAGGTCCTTGTATGCTGCACCCTTCCATGCGGGGGCGGAGTGCGGAACCGCGCATCCGGGCGAGCGGCGACTCGACGGGCTCCGGGCTGCGGCGCGGCAGCGGTCGCGACGCCAGAGGTGTTCCAGATCACAACAGGGCGTGCGCGCGAGGGATTTGCTCGCATCACATCCCTTTTGTGCGCGAGGTTCATTCAGGCATAGTGGCCAAAACGTGCCCTCATCTCCCATATCAGGCCTTGCGGAATGCGGGGTTCCCTGGGCGGGCGCCCGGGCATTTCCGTTAATTCCCTCTGCGGGGCCGCGCTGTCGCGCTATTTTCCTCCCCGAAGCCGATTTCGGATACGGCTTCCCATGCAGCATGAAATCGGGGAAGGAAAACAAGTGAACACGATGCGGACCTCTTTCGGGGGTGTCGTACTGGCCGGAGTCCTCGCTCTGGGGACGGCGGCACCCGCGCTCGCCGAGGTGCCGGCGACGGGGGCGGGCGCGACCGGACCGTCCGCCGTGGCACGGCAGATCTCCGCGGCGGACGTGGCCGGTCCCGCGGTCGGCGGGGCGTACCGGCTGGCGAAGCTCAAGTCGCTGACCAGCAAGGGGCAGGCGTCCAAGGACGCCTGGTTCAAGTATCTCGGGCTGTACCGCTCGGGCTCGAATTACTTCCGGTTCAACTGGAGCACCAACGGCTGCAACAGCTCGCCGGAGAAGCTGCCGGGCGGCTACGACTTCACCTACTCCTGCCACCGCCACGACTTCGGTTACCGCAATTACAAAACAATTGTGGGGAAGGCGGCCTGGCGCCGGGACCACAAGAAGCGCATCGACGACGTATTCCTGCAGGACATGCGCCAGGCCTGTCAGTACAAGCCCTGGGCCGACCCGCTCACCCCGGCGATGCGGAAGAAAATGAAGGCCGCCTGCCTCAAGACAGCGGACAAGTATTACGCCGCGGTCAGGGTCGCCGGCTGATCTGCCGCTCCGGCCGGTGCCGCTCCCGGCCGCGACGGCTCGCGCCGCGGCCGGGAGGAGGGCCCCGGCGCGTACTGACCGCCGCGCCGGGGCCCTGTCGGGTTTGCGGCCCGCCCGGGTGGCGGGCGGGCGTACGCTTGGCAGCCCCGGCCCGTGAGACGTGTCGGGCTGCTGCGTTGTTCGCCTCGCTGGGACGGAATCTTCTGATGAGCCTGACTGGTCTGCTCGACGCCGTCGTACGGGACCTGGCGCTCGCCGAAGCGCTGCAGGCCGCGGCCGACGGGAACCGGCCTCATGTGGACCTGGTGGGGCCGCCCGCCGCCCGTCCGCTCGCGGTCGCCGCGCTGGCCCGGCAGGCCGGCCGCCCGGTGCTCGCGGTGACCGCCACCGGCCGGGAGGCGGAGGACCTCGCCGCCACGCTGCGCAGCCTGATGCCGGCCGGCGAGGACAACTCCGTCGTGGAGTTCCCGTCCTGGGAGACGCTGCCGCACGAGCGGCTCTCGCCGCGCTCGGACACCGTCGGCCGGCGCCTGGCGGTGCTGCGCCGGCTCGCCCACCCGCGCGCCGACGACCCGACGGCCGGCCCCGTCTCCGTCGTCGTCGCCCCCATCCGCTCGGTGCTCCAGCCGCAGGTCAAGGGCCTGGGCGACCTGGAGCCCGTGAGCCTGCGCACCGGGCAGAGCGCCGACCTCGAAGAGATCGTCGACGGCCTGGCGGCGGCCGCCTACGCCCGCGTCGAACTGGTCGAGAAGCGCGGTGAGTTCGCGGTCCGCGGCGGGATCCTGGACGTCTTCCCGCCGACCGAGGAGCACCCGCTGCGGGTGGAGTTCTGGGGCGACGACGTCGAGGAGATCCGCTACTTCAAGGTCGCCGACCAGCGGTCCCTGGAGGTCGCCGAGCACGGCCTGTGGGCGCCGCCGTGCCGTGAGCTGCTGCTGACCGACTCCGTCAGGGAGCGGGCGGCGGCGCTCGCCGAGAAGCATCCCGAACTGGGCGAACTGCTCGGCAAGATCGCCGAGGGGATCGCCGTCGACGGCATGGAGTCGCTGGCCCCGGTCCTGGTGGACGACATGGAGCTGCTGCTGGACGTGCTGCCGGCCGGGAGCATGACGCTGGTGTGCGACCCGGAGCGGGTGCGCACCAGGGCCGCCGACCTGGTGGCGACCAGCCAGGAGTTCCTGCAGGCGTCCTGGGCGGCCGGCGCCGGCGGGGGCGAGGCGCCGATCGACGTGGGCGCGGCCTCCCTGTGGGGCCTCGCGGACGTCCGGGACCGGGCGCGCGAGCTGGGGATGATGTGGTGGTCGGTCAGCCCCTTCGCGTCCGGGGAGGAGCTGGAGGGCGACGGCGACACCCTCAAGCTGGGCATGCACGCCCCCGACACCTACCGCGGTGACACCCAGCGGGCGCTGGCCGACACCAAGCAGTGGCTGGGGGACGGCTGGCGCACGGTGTTCCTCACCGAGGGGCACGGCCCGGCGGCCCGTACGGTCGAGGTCCTGAGCGGCGAGGGCATCCCCGCCCGCCTGGACGCCGACCTCGCGGAGCTCTCCCCGTCCCTCGTCCATGTCTCCTGCAGCACCCTCGACAACGGCTTCATCGACCCGGACCTCCGGATCGCCGTCCTCACCGAGACCGACCTCTCCGGCCAGAAGGCGGCCGGCAAGGACGGCGCCCGGATGCCGGCCCGCCGCCGCAAGACGATCGACCCGCTGACCCTGGAGGCCGGCGACTTCATCGTCCACGAGCAGCACGGTGTCGGCCGCTACATCGAGATGGTGCAGCGCACGGTCCAGGGCGCCACCCGTGAATACCTCCTCGTCGAGTACGCGCCCGCCAAGCGCGGCCAGCCCGGCGACCGCCTCTACATCCCCACCGACCAGCTCGAACAGGTCACCAAGTACGTGGGCGGCGAGGCCCCCACCCTGCACCGGCTCGGCGGCGCCGACTGGACCAAGACCAAGGCGCGCGCCAAGAAGGCCGTCAAGGAGATCGCCGCCGACCTCATCAAGCTGTACAGCGCGCGGATGGCGGCGCCCGGCCACACCTTCGGCCCGGACACCCCCTGGCAGCGCGAGCTGGAGGACGCCTTCCCGTACGCGGAGACGCCCGACCAGCTCTCCACCATCGCCGAGGTCAAGGAGGACATGGAGAAGTCCGTCCCCATGGACCGCCTGATCTGCGGCGACGTCGGCTACGGCAAGACCGAGATCGCGGTCCGTGCCGCCTTCAAGGCCGTCCAGGACGGCAAGCAGGTGGCGGTCCTGGTCCCGACCACGCTGCTCGTGCAGCAGCACCTCGGCACCTTCACCGAGCGCTACGGCCAGTTCCCGGTCAACGTCCGGGCACTGTCCCGCTTCCAGACCGACACCGAGGCCAAGGCCGTCCTCGAAGGGCTGCGGGACGGCTCCGTCGACCTCGTCATCGGCACCCACCGGCTGTTCTCCTCCGAGACCAAGTTCAAGGACCTGGGCCTGGTCATCGTCGACGAGGAGCAGCGCTTCGGCGTCGAGCACAAGGAGCAGCTGAAGAAGCTCCGCGCCAACGTCGACGTCCTCACCATGTCCGCCACGCCCATCCCCCGCACCCTGGAGATGGCGGTCACCGGCATCCGCGAGATGTCCACGATCACCACCCCGCCCGAGGAGCGCCACCCGGTCCTCACCTTCGTCGGCCCCTACGAGCAGAAGCAGATCGGCGCCGCCATCCGCCGTGAACTCCTGCGCGAGGGCCAGGTCTTCTACATCCACAACCGCGTCGAGTCGATCGACCGCGCCGCCGCCCGGCTCCGCGAGATCGTGCCCGAGGCCCGTATCCAGACCGCCCACGGGCAGATGGGCGAGTCCCAGCTGGAGCAGGTCGTCGTCGACTTCTGGGAGAAGAAGTTCGACGTCCTGGTCTCGACCACGATCGTCGAATCGGGCATCGACATCTCCAACGCCAACACCCTGATCGTCGAGCGCGGCGACAACTTCGGCCTCTCCCAGCTCCACCAGCTGCGCGGCCGGGTGGGCCGCGGCCGCGAGCGCGGCTACGCCTACTTCCTCTACCCGCCGGAGAAGCCGCTGACCGAGACCGCCCACGAGCGGCTGGCGACCATCGCCCAGCACACCGAGATGGGCGCGGGCATGTACGTCGCCATGAAGGACCTGGAGATCCGCGGCGCGGGCAACCTCCTCGGCGGCGAACAGTCCGGCCACATCGCCGGCGTCGGCTTCGACCTCTACGTACGGATGGTGGGCGAGGCGGTCGCCGACTACCGCGCCTCCCTGGAAGGCGGCGTGGAGGAGGAGCCCCCGCTCGAAGTCAAGATCGAACTCCCGGTGGACGCCCACGTCCCGCACGACTACGCCCCCGGCGAGCGGCTGCGCCTGCAGGCCTACCGCGCCATCGCCTCCGCCTCCACGGAGGAGGACATCGCGGCCGTCCGCGAGGAACTGGTCGACCGCTACGGCAAGCTGCCCGAGCCCGTGGAGAACCTGCTGCTGGTGGCCGGCCTGCGAATGCTCGCCCGCGCATGCGGGGTCTCCGACATCACCCTGCAGGGCTCCAACATCCGCTTCGGCCCGGTGGAGTTGCGCGAATCGCAGGAGCTGCGGCTCAAGCGGCTCCACCCCCGTACGGTGCTCAAGCCGGCCACCCGCCAGATCCTGGTGCCGCGCCCGGCCACCGGAAAGATCGGCGGCAAGCCGTTGGTCGGGCGCGAGCTGCTGGCGTGGGTGGGGGAGTTCCTTACGACGATTTTGGGCTCGTAGCCGTTTTGGGCTCCTAGCCCTGCTTCCCACGTTGTCGGGTGCGGCGCCGTGTGCCTTCTGTTGTTTTCGCCTTCGGCGGGGGTGGGGTGTTGTTTGGGCGGGGGCCGCTCCTGCTGTGTGGTGGGTGCCGGTGGTGGGCCTCCGGGGTCTGTGTTGTGGACTGCTTCGCTTTACGTCCACAACACAGACCCCTCCGACCCACCGC includes:
- a CDS encoding phospholipase A2 — translated: MRTSFGGVVLAGVLALGTAAPALAEVPATGAGATGPSAVARQISAADVAGPAVGGAYRLAKLKSLTSKGQASKDAWFKYLGLYRSGSNYFRFNWSTNGCNSSPEKLPGGYDFTYSCHRHDFGYRNYKTIVGKAAWRRDHKKRIDDVFLQDMRQACQYKPWADPLTPAMRKKMKAACLKTADKYYAAVRVAG
- the mfd gene encoding transcription-repair coupling factor; the protein is MSLTGLLDAVVRDLALAEALQAAADGNRPHVDLVGPPAARPLAVAALARQAGRPVLAVTATGREAEDLAATLRSLMPAGEDNSVVEFPSWETLPHERLSPRSDTVGRRLAVLRRLAHPRADDPTAGPVSVVVAPIRSVLQPQVKGLGDLEPVSLRTGQSADLEEIVDGLAAAAYARVELVEKRGEFAVRGGILDVFPPTEEHPLRVEFWGDDVEEIRYFKVADQRSLEVAEHGLWAPPCRELLLTDSVRERAAALAEKHPELGELLGKIAEGIAVDGMESLAPVLVDDMELLLDVLPAGSMTLVCDPERVRTRAADLVATSQEFLQASWAAGAGGGEAPIDVGAASLWGLADVRDRARELGMMWWSVSPFASGEELEGDGDTLKLGMHAPDTYRGDTQRALADTKQWLGDGWRTVFLTEGHGPAARTVEVLSGEGIPARLDADLAELSPSLVHVSCSTLDNGFIDPDLRIAVLTETDLSGQKAAGKDGARMPARRRKTIDPLTLEAGDFIVHEQHGVGRYIEMVQRTVQGATREYLLVEYAPAKRGQPGDRLYIPTDQLEQVTKYVGGEAPTLHRLGGADWTKTKARAKKAVKEIAADLIKLYSARMAAPGHTFGPDTPWQRELEDAFPYAETPDQLSTIAEVKEDMEKSVPMDRLICGDVGYGKTEIAVRAAFKAVQDGKQVAVLVPTTLLVQQHLGTFTERYGQFPVNVRALSRFQTDTEAKAVLEGLRDGSVDLVIGTHRLFSSETKFKDLGLVIVDEEQRFGVEHKEQLKKLRANVDVLTMSATPIPRTLEMAVTGIREMSTITTPPEERHPVLTFVGPYEQKQIGAAIRRELLREGQVFYIHNRVESIDRAAARLREIVPEARIQTAHGQMGESQLEQVVVDFWEKKFDVLVSTTIVESGIDISNANTLIVERGDNFGLSQLHQLRGRVGRGRERGYAYFLYPPEKPLTETAHERLATIAQHTEMGAGMYVAMKDLEIRGAGNLLGGEQSGHIAGVGFDLYVRMVGEAVADYRASLEGGVEEEPPLEVKIELPVDAHVPHDYAPGERLRLQAYRAIASASTEEDIAAVREELVDRYGKLPEPVENLLLVAGLRMLARACGVSDITLQGSNIRFGPVELRESQELRLKRLHPRTVLKPATRQILVPRPATGKIGGKPLVGRELLAWVGEFLTTILGS
- a CDS encoding cellulose-binding protein; translation: MDRRVTGISVDRDSCWERAARLTVLHNQMEAELAELRGYLAQQPPQTYESLGSEARLILTTAESEAARLRAEAEQAAERMRGEAAAHADDVRDAAERAAYALRAEADTRARRTDRAARGEATELADVAAEDAERLRSEAAEGLAEVRRRTAQLLSDQEKRQTDEWDAAGRELVALEEETDRCVAELDARGKALRADARRLYAEAEETARHRQEDGEDRAAGLLARARAEEERIERATERILREHDAERGEARVHMTHVRNSLAVLTGKAPVAEEGDEGAGGAEGGGRQEGAAAGSGSGSGSGIGSGSGPGSGEDDALEVRLPRRRGGPGA
- a CDS encoding MFS transporter, which encodes MLAMALAALDSTIIATAIPQIVGDLGGFAVFSWLFSGYLLAVTVTLPVYGKLSDTFGRKPILITGIALFLAGSLACAGAWNMASLIAFRVLQGLGGGALQGTVQTIAADLYPMKERPRIQARLSSVWAVSSVAGPALGGLLAAYADWRWIFLVNVPVGVVALWLVVRYFSEPARETTGAPARRARVDWPGALAIFACGGLLLTALVQGGVAWSWYSAPSLLLFTGSALCAAATVLIERRAAEPIIPGWVWRRRTISAVNLALGALGLLMVAPTVFLPTYAQAVLGLGPTAAGFVLSVMTLSWPVSAALSSHVYNRLGIRTCSALGIGGAGLVLLAFLLLPYPGAAWQPALIMLALGAALGLFQLPLIIGVQSSVGYAERGTATASILFCRQVGQSLGAALFGALANATLNDRLAHAPSDIRPGLPGDLDAVSHALQHPGALTAHATDYLRRAVDTTVDHVYLGAAAAAGLALAALLLLAPRRFPVHSDARGTGEGEPDAT